From one Leptidea sinapis chromosome 22, ilLepSina1.1, whole genome shotgun sequence genomic stretch:
- the LOC126971004 gene encoding sodium/hydrogen exchanger 10-like codes for MTNCVKRIMSTRDRCISMLKMDKFLADANWDLVQSNTSIKHPYQIQMSGRDLDSDDDTYMGYRYTTCPDCEREIPNEPTKKEFAEMMREANQRVLKALKISYWRQYEHGKISKDGVRTLVQAVEVAADLDDGKINIEQLGTLWKPKAHAIWLRRKLVDMLTTDAANAQVPRDPHRQLWYRVVTNSWFDAFIYFAILCNTPVILCEVVLRGPVSTTVTYSIKMLNLFFYLIYFFEMVIKMYALTARGYFKSHWNRLDFVILLMATVDLILDVIDAATTWDKWNNLNTSVLTATKLLRMLRFIRLCKLARVSVPKVMSYIDRMIDVQLAFGYDVGKVSSDASTWVAPTRQTLDCHYSEDQTSDDFHS; via the exons ATGACGAACTGTGTGAAAAGAATTATGAGCACAAGAGACCGATGTATCTCTATGTTGAAGATGGACAAATTCCTCGCTGATGCTAACTGGGATCTAGTGCAATCAA ATACGTCGATAAAGCATCCGTACCAGATCCAGATGTCAGGTCGGGACCTGGACTCTGATGACGACACCTACATGGGCTATCGGTACACCACCTGCCCCGATTGTGAGCGAGAGATCCCGAACGAACCCACCAAGAAAGAGTTTGCTGAAATGATGAG AGAAGCAAACCAACGCGTACTGAAAGCTTTAAAGATATCATATTGGCGTCAGTACGAACATGGGAAAATAAGTAAAGATGGGGTACGTACTCTAGTACAGGCAGTCGAAGTTGCCGCCGACTTGGATGATGGGAAGATTAATATTGAACAGTTGGGGACTCTGTGGAAACCTAAG GCCCATGCAATATGGCTGCGTCGTAAACTAGTTGACATGCTGACGACGGATGCAGCAAACGCTCAGGTTCCCAGGGATCCACACCGGCAACTCTGGTACCGTGTCGTCACCAACAGCTGGTTCGACGCGTTTATATACTTCGCTATCCTGTGCAACACACCTGTCATCCTGTGCGAGGTCGTGCTAAGAGGACCGGTCTCTACGACTGTTACGTATTCTATCAAAATGCTGAATTT ATTTTTCTACCTGATCTATTTTTTCGAGATGGTAATAAAAATGTACGCGCTAACAGCACGCGGGTACTTCAAGTCTCATTGGAATAGATTGGACTTTGTCATACTTCTTATGGCTACAGTTG ATCTTATTCTGGACGTGATCGACGCGGCGACGACCTGGGACAAATGGAACAACTTGAACACCAGCGTGTTAACAGCAACCAAACTGTTACGAATGTTGCGATTCATTAGACTCTGCAAACTTGCCag GGTGTCTGTGCCGAAAGTGATGTCATACATTGACAGAATGATTGATGTGCAGCTGGCTTTCGGATATGACGTTGGAAAG GTTAGCAGTGACGCGTCAACTTGGGTTGCTCCAACGCGACAGACCCTGGACTGCCATTACAGTGAAGACCAGACAAGCGACGACTTCCACTCTTAA